In a genomic window of Lepisosteus oculatus isolate fLepOcu1 chromosome 3, fLepOcu1.hap2, whole genome shotgun sequence:
- the gramd2b gene encoding GRAM domain-containing protein 2B isoform X2: MVLMTEQQQNHQTLLSTPAEEIKSVKSPGKKDSKGIASNSEAENAGEEKQKRPGKTSNDQPQPSDNDTEPPENRKKPSLVMSKTFDLPSPQIPSDFETKLERKKSQTSQFSKTNAQFHKIFKEICKEEQLKQSYTCALQKDILYQGRLFVSENWICFHSKVFGKDTKIAIPVTSVTLIKKTKTAILVPNALVIATAIDRHVFVSFLSRETTYKFLKSTCFHLDGKSPGSSPIPSSTENSFRVERPASLPLDFPGDFSDLDGTVRQRRQEMEESTSSGSQTPEFETISEFPNISQNFLNVVRNGEIPVHADIHVNQNPDVKFNPHRNGASGLVRVVHTVKSLWPMSLNTLLLVYLFFVCILVISSCYMAYKIMTLEQRLTSLGSMAEYRQNENLVQHSARVQAEVNAEMYGELSSNLLKLEKIQKNLQRLLEETE; the protein is encoded by the exons ATGGTACTGATGACAGAACAGCAACAGAACCACCAAACTCTGCTCTCTACACCCGCCGAAGAAATAAAGTCCGTGAAGTCTCCTGGCAAAAAAGATTCAAAGGGGATTGCATCGAA CTCTGAAGCCGAGAATGCGGGAGAGGAGAAGCAAAAGAGACCTGGGAAAACCAGTAATGATCAACCACAACCATCAGATAATGATACAGAGCCCCCTGAGAACAGAAAGAAACCATCGCTTGTAAT gtcaaAAACATTTGATCTCCCTTCTCCGCAAATACCAAGCGACTTTGAAACAAAACTTGAAAGGAAGAAATCCCAAACCAGCCAG ttttccaAGACAAATGCGCAGTTTCATAagattttcaaagaaatatgtAAAGAGGAACAACTGAAACAAA GTTATACATGTGCCTTACAAAAAGACATCCTCTATCAGGGAAGACTGTTTGTGTCTGAAAACTGGATCTGTTTCCATTCCAAAGTCTTTGGTAAAGATACTAAG ATTGCTATTCCTGTAACTTCTGTGACCcttattaagaaaacaaaaactgccaTTCTAGTGCCAAATGCACTTGTTATTGCAACCGCAATTGACCGA catgTGTTTGTGTCATTCCTTTCAAGAGAAACCACATACAAATTTTTAAAATCCACCTGTTTTCATCTTGAT ggaAAAAGCCCTGGAAGCAGTCCGATACCTTCTTCTACAGAAAACAGTTTCAGAGTGGAACGTCCCGCATCATTGCCCCTG GATTTCCCAGGAGACTTTTCAGATTTAGATGGGACAGTAAGGCAGAGGAGGCAGGAGATGGAGGAAAGCACAAGCTCAGGCTCCCAAACTCCAGAGTTTGAAACCATTTCAG AATTCCCAAACATTTCTCAGAACTTCCTAAATGTGGTAAGGAATGGAGAAATACCAGTCCATGCGGATATTCACGTTAACCAGAACCCAGATGTAAAGTTTAACCCACACCGAAATG GTGCTTCAGGATTGGTTCGTGTTGTGCACACGGTGAAATCATTGTGGCCAATGTCTTTAAATACCCTGCTCCTAGTCTACCTGTTTTT TGTCTGCATCCTTGTTATTTCATCATGCTATATGGCTTATAAAATAATGACTTTGGAACAGCGGTTAACCTCACTGGGTTCCATGGCAGAATACCGGCAAAATGA AAATTTGGTGCAGCACAGTGCAAGAGTGCAGGCTGAAGTTAATGCTGAAATGTATGGAGAGTTATCTTCAAATCTGTTAAAGCTAGAAAAG ATTCAGAAGAATTTACAAAGACTATTAGAGGAGACGGAGTGA
- the gramd2b gene encoding GRAM domain-containing protein 2B isoform X1, which produces MVKRFAYDDSILPYYKRQNGLLNPMHSIPGPTENIDSTLGSEAENAGEEKQKRPGKTSNDQPQPSDNDTEPPENRKKPSLVMSKTFDLPSPQIPSDFETKLERKKSQTSQFSKTNAQFHKIFKEICKEEQLKQSYTCALQKDILYQGRLFVSENWICFHSKVFGKDTKIAIPVTSVTLIKKTKTAILVPNALVIATAIDRHVFVSFLSRETTYKFLKSTCFHLDGKSPGSSPIPSSTENSFRVERPASLPLDFPGDFSDLDGTVRQRRQEMEESTSSGSQTPEFETISEFPNISQNFLNVVRNGEIPVHADIHVNQNPDVKFNPHRNGASGLVRVVHTVKSLWPMSLNTLLLVYLFFVCILVISSCYMAYKIMTLEQRLTSLGSMAEYRQNENLVQHSARVQAEVNAEMYGELSSNLLKLEKIQKNLQRLLEETE; this is translated from the exons ATGGTAAAAAGGTTTGCTTATGATGACTCTATTCTGCCTTATTATAAAAGACAGAACGGTCTACTTAATCCAATGCATTCCATTCCTGGTCCTACAGAAAACATTGATTCTACACTGGG CTCTGAAGCCGAGAATGCGGGAGAGGAGAAGCAAAAGAGACCTGGGAAAACCAGTAATGATCAACCACAACCATCAGATAATGATACAGAGCCCCCTGAGAACAGAAAGAAACCATCGCTTGTAAT gtcaaAAACATTTGATCTCCCTTCTCCGCAAATACCAAGCGACTTTGAAACAAAACTTGAAAGGAAGAAATCCCAAACCAGCCAG ttttccaAGACAAATGCGCAGTTTCATAagattttcaaagaaatatgtAAAGAGGAACAACTGAAACAAA GTTATACATGTGCCTTACAAAAAGACATCCTCTATCAGGGAAGACTGTTTGTGTCTGAAAACTGGATCTGTTTCCATTCCAAAGTCTTTGGTAAAGATACTAAG ATTGCTATTCCTGTAACTTCTGTGACCcttattaagaaaacaaaaactgccaTTCTAGTGCCAAATGCACTTGTTATTGCAACCGCAATTGACCGA catgTGTTTGTGTCATTCCTTTCAAGAGAAACCACATACAAATTTTTAAAATCCACCTGTTTTCATCTTGAT ggaAAAAGCCCTGGAAGCAGTCCGATACCTTCTTCTACAGAAAACAGTTTCAGAGTGGAACGTCCCGCATCATTGCCCCTG GATTTCCCAGGAGACTTTTCAGATTTAGATGGGACAGTAAGGCAGAGGAGGCAGGAGATGGAGGAAAGCACAAGCTCAGGCTCCCAAACTCCAGAGTTTGAAACCATTTCAG AATTCCCAAACATTTCTCAGAACTTCCTAAATGTGGTAAGGAATGGAGAAATACCAGTCCATGCGGATATTCACGTTAACCAGAACCCAGATGTAAAGTTTAACCCACACCGAAATG GTGCTTCAGGATTGGTTCGTGTTGTGCACACGGTGAAATCATTGTGGCCAATGTCTTTAAATACCCTGCTCCTAGTCTACCTGTTTTT TGTCTGCATCCTTGTTATTTCATCATGCTATATGGCTTATAAAATAATGACTTTGGAACAGCGGTTAACCTCACTGGGTTCCATGGCAGAATACCGGCAAAATGA AAATTTGGTGCAGCACAGTGCAAGAGTGCAGGCTGAAGTTAATGCTGAAATGTATGGAGAGTTATCTTCAAATCTGTTAAAGCTAGAAAAG ATTCAGAAGAATTTACAAAGACTATTAGAGGAGACGGAGTGA